Below is a genomic region from Paludicola sp. MB14-C6.
GAATAAGATGACCTCTGATGAGCAGTGGGCTGCAAATCAAAAATTCCTTGATCGTGCAATTTCTAAAGGTACTGAATTTAACTTAGCAACTCCTATCGACAAAGTAAGACCAGAAAGCTATTTGCAGAAAGAAATAGAGTACTTAATGTCACAGGGCTATAAGCTTAGTAGTGATGGAACAAAGTTAATTAAATAAGGAGGTTGTTGAAATGTCTGATAAAGAATCGCTAATAGAAAATATTGTAGAATTGACAAACAAAGGAAATTTTTCATTACAAAAATTCGATTTTGATGAAAAGAATTTTGGTAACTTTTGTATTGCGCTTACCTGTAATAAGCAAGTCAATATCCGCTTTATTAGAGATAGAGGGACTGTCTGGTGCGAAGCAGGTCGAGATGGCGAATGGTATTTAATCGAAGATGTATTTAGATTAATCGGAACAGAATTCATTTCTGAAAAAAGTGAAACTATTGAATTTTTGAGTTACATGTCAGGAATACTTATGAAAAACATCTCTAAAGTTATGGATGTATTTGATGCTAACAACATAGCCGATACACATGTAAAAATCAAAAAGATAGCAACTGAAAGAGCCTTAGAAATGTTTAAAACTGAGTAAAGTGCATACGCTTGTGCACTTGTAAAATGGCTTGAAATGGTACTTTTGAGCATCATCCACCATCAACCAAACACACAAAGGACAATTTGAATCAAACACCCGTTGGCAGTACTGACGGGTGTTTTCTCTCTCTTGCAAACTACAGAACAAAATTGTATAATTATTACAGTGGGGATTCTTATACAAGCAGTGAGACTTCTTCAAGTAATAATTTGTCTTCGGGAATTGATTACGGTCAAGCTAAGGCACAACGCAAGGCAGAGGAAGCACAAAGACGTCAAGCTGAGATTGAGAAGCAAAAGAGATACGTTAACTTTAAAGCTTGTACATCCTTAATAAATCCAGAAAAGTATGCACAGGAATATAAAGAACTGCTACAAAAAGAAAGCAAAGAATATAATGAGTATATCAATCAATTTCCATCACTTAATTGGCTGACTGCGGATGAACAATTATTATTTCAACACAGTGACTTTTTAGAATCGTTTACTGAACAAGAAAAGATAAAATTGATTGTATTGGGTAGAGAACGATCCATAACGATGGATGATATTAAGAAACTATATATCGATGAAGACTTAACCAATAAAGGGGTTATGGATTTCTTTAATACATCACTTAGAGCGAATAGATTTGGTATGACAACTACTGATTTGGATACTCATTTTCAGCAAGGGAAAAAAACAGAACGAAGCGCGCTACTGGATTTTGCAGGGATGTATGCAGCGGCGGGTTGGGTAGCCAACTATAATGCAAGTGGTTCCAATTTCAGTAATGTTCCGGAGGGACAATTTAAAGGTTTCAATTTAGATAAGCCGAAAGTTAATAATAGTGCGAGCGAAACTGTTGATGGTGGGAGCACACTAGGTAAAGGATTTGATAGTTTCAATGATGCCAAAAAATTCTTGGGATCACCTGGAGAAGGTAATCAATGGCACCATATAGTTGAACAATCACAAATACAAAAATCAGGATTTAGCAATCAATTAATTCAGAACACCGATAATCTTATAGCTGTTGATAAAGCAACACATGCAAAAATAAGTGGATACTATAATACCAAGAGCTTTGACTTTACTGGCGGACTGAGTGTAAGAGATTGGTTAGCAGGTCAGAGCTATGAAAAACAATATGAGTTTGGGATGAATGTCCTAAAACAATTTGGGGTGATTAAGTGATAAAACAAAAAAACAAAGATGCTGTAATTGATCAGTACATTTCCAGTTGCCACATTATGTATGAAGCAACTTTGTCTGGTGACTATAAGAAAAATAATGCTGAAGGGAAACAAATTGTTAAAACCTTCAAGTTACTAGAGAAAGATTTACAGTTTGCCGAAGAGTGTTTAGTGACACTCCTTGAAAATGACAATGTTGTTGTTAAAACCAAAGCAGCAGCTCATTGTCTGGCATTGAATATCAGAATCAATGAGGCAGAAAGAATTTTAGAACTCGCTGCTACGGATGAGAAAAATGGGATCTTGGGGTTCAATGCACAAATGACTTTAAATGTATGGAGAGAGCAAGGTTATTTAAAAGTATACCAAAAGTAAAAGCTGTTTTGACCACCCAAAGAGAGATATGAAAACGCCTTGTAATGGCGGTTGTCGAGTAGTAATTGGATGCAGATTCCCTTTTAGAATGCAGTCTAAGCCTTACAAGTGACCACTTTTCAAACAGAATGCTTGATATCATAACTTCCGAAAAACCGCTATGCTAAAATATGGATAATTGTTGTGCTACAATACACTTGTGCAAGATCATATTCTTCAGTGAGGCTTTTCTTCGTACGTCCTTCTTCCAGATAGAGGCGCAAAACTTTTTCTTTGAACTCTGGCTTATACTTATTATATCAGGTCAATACCTTGACTATTTATCTATAAGTTTTTATAATAATGAGTAATAAGAGTTTTTACAAGTCTGTTGCAAAGGAGAAAAAATATGGACTCTAATATATTAAATAAGCTTTCTGCTATTACTACAGAAGAAGAAAAATTATTACAAGGCGAAAATTTAAATATGCAAATATACATGTCTAAAAAAAACAGAGTGATAGATAGTTCAAAAATACTCGAAAAAGGTAAGCTTATTAATATTCGTGCTCATACTCGCTTTACTGATTTTCCAACGCATAGACATAATTATATAGAAATGATGTATATGTGTCAGGGTGAAACGACGCATATAATAAACTATAAAGAAAGTATGACAATTAAAAAAGGTGAAATACTGCTTTTGAATCAACATGCTTACCATTCTATAAAAAAAGCTAATGAAGCTGATATAGCAATTAACTTTATAATATTACCTGAGTTTTTTGATCTTGCTTTTGATATGATAAGTAGTAATAATTTATTAGCAGATTTTCTTATAAATAGCTTGAAAATAGATAATGATGAGGTAAGTTATATACATTTAAAAGTGGCAGATATTTTACCAGTACAAAATACAATTGAAAATTTAGTCTGGAGTATCATTAACCATCAACCTAATAATCGAAATATAAATCAAGTTACAATGGGCTTATTATTTTTACAATTTTTAAATTATACTCAATACATGTCTATACCTGATAAATGTAATTTAAGTCATAGTATAGTAGTAGAAGTATTGCGAGATATTGA
It encodes:
- a CDS encoding AraC family transcriptional regulator, whose product is MDSNILNKLSAITTEEEKLLQGENLNMQIYMSKKNRVIDSSKILEKGKLINIRAHTRFTDFPTHRHNYIEMMYMCQGETTHIINYKESMTIKKGEILLLNQHAYHSIKKANEADIAINFIILPEFFDLAFDMISSNNLLADFLINSLKIDNDEVSYIHLKVADILPVQNTIENLVWSIINHQPNNRNINQVTMGLLFLQFLNYTQYMSIPDKCNLSHSIVVEVLRDIEQNYKNTSLSQIAQRFNVSVAYLSKLIKEKTGYTYKQLLQQKRIAKAETLLINTTLSIQEIACAVGYDNISYFYSIFKNAHKKSPKTYRLELKD